From Coleofasciculus sp. FACHB-T130, a single genomic window includes:
- a CDS encoding helix-turn-helix domain-containing protein, whose product MEAKSENFERKTCPAETTLKAISGRWKLLIVAELWSGVKRFGELQRGLEGITQKMLTQQLREMEEDGIIHRQVYPQIPPKVEYSLTPLGESLKPIIQAMHELGTQL is encoded by the coding sequence ATGGAAGCTAAAAGCGAGAATTTTGAAAGGAAGACTTGTCCAGCAGAAACTACCTTAAAAGCAATTAGCGGACGCTGGAAGCTTTTGATTGTGGCAGAACTATGGTCAGGCGTTAAACGGTTTGGGGAACTGCAAAGAGGGCTGGAGGGAATCACTCAAAAGATGCTCACACAGCAACTCAGAGAGATGGAAGAAGACGGAATTATCCATCGTCAGGTTTATCCGCAGATTCCCCCAAAAGTGGAATATTCTTTGACCCCTTTAGGAGAAAGTTTGAAACCGATTATTCAGGCAATGCACGAATTAGGCACGCAATTATAG
- a CDS encoding DnaJ C-terminal domain-containing protein, whose protein sequence is MAATDFKDYYAILGVTKTASADEIKKVYRRLARKYHPDMNPGNKEAEARFKEVSEAYEVLSDPEKRKKYDQFGQYWKQVGEGSSPYPGGVNVDFGGFDFSQYGSFDEFVNDLLGGLGGASARSGSRAGRRTTYRTSTGPTGYTDFGGYSGFDPQAAAAADREAVIKLSLSEAFHGVQKRLDLGNEAIDVRIPPGTKQGSRIRVKGKGSVSPYTQQRGDLYLTVELLPHSFFQFDGDNLVCEVPVTPDEAVLGAPVEVPTPDGSVTVNVPSGVRSGQSLRLRGKGWPNPKGGRSDQLVKILIVTPKELSATEREYYEKIRESRTFNPRSNLPQVRL, encoded by the coding sequence ATGGCTGCGACCGATTTTAAAGACTATTACGCCATCCTGGGAGTTACTAAAACCGCTAGTGCCGATGAAATCAAAAAAGTCTACCGGCGACTGGCACGAAAGTACCACCCCGACATGAACCCTGGCAACAAAGAAGCTGAAGCTCGCTTCAAGGAAGTCAGCGAAGCCTACGAAGTGCTATCCGACCCAGAAAAACGTAAAAAGTACGATCAGTTCGGACAGTATTGGAAACAAGTCGGGGAAGGATCGTCGCCCTATCCAGGCGGAGTGAACGTTGATTTTGGCGGCTTTGACTTTAGTCAGTACGGCAGTTTTGATGAATTTGTCAACGATCTCCTGGGCGGTTTAGGGGGTGCCAGTGCCCGTTCTGGCAGCCGTGCTGGACGCCGCACGACTTATCGCACTTCTACAGGCCCCACTGGGTATACAGACTTTGGCGGGTATTCTGGCTTCGATCCGCAAGCCGCCGCAGCCGCCGATCGAGAAGCGGTCATCAAACTCAGCCTATCCGAGGCTTTTCATGGCGTCCAGAAGCGTTTAGATTTAGGCAATGAAGCCATTGACGTTCGGATTCCTCCGGGTACAAAACAAGGCAGTCGAATTCGCGTCAAAGGCAAAGGTTCAGTCAGCCCCTATACTCAGCAGCGGGGTGACTTATACTTAACCGTGGAGCTGCTGCCCCACTCGTTCTTCCAATTCGATGGTGATAATCTCGTCTGCGAAGTGCCGGTAACGCCAGATGAGGCCGTGTTGGGGGCACCCGTGGAAGTGCCGACGCCGGATGGTTCTGTCACTGTCAACGTTCCCTCTGGTGTCCGTTCGGGACAATCTCTGCGGTTGCGCGGTAAAGGTTGGCCCAATCCCAAAGGCGGACGTTCCGATCAGCTGGTAAAGATTTTGATTGTGACGCCGAAAGAACTCAGTGCTACGGAACGAGAATATTACGAGAAAATCCGGGAGAGCCGCACCTTCAATCCCCGCAGCAATTTGCCGCAGGTACGGCTGTAG
- a CDS encoding glucose-1-phosphate adenylyltransferase, whose translation MKKVLSIILGGGAGTRLYPLTKLRAKPAVPLAGKYRLIDIPVSNCINSEIYKIYVLTQFNSASLNRHIARAYSFAGFTEGFVEVLAAQQTPENPNWFQGTADAVRQYLWLLDEWDVDEYLILSGDHLYRMDYRQFVQRHRDTNADITLSVVPMDERRASDFGLMKIDDTGRVIDFSEKPKGDALKEMQVDTTTLGLSAEQAKKNPYIASMGIYVFKKDVLMHLLQTNQERTDFGKEIIPASAQDYNVQAYLFNDYWEDIGTMESFYEANLALTRQPQPPFSFYDEDAPIYTRARYLPPSKLLDCQITESIIGEGCILKECRIEHSVLGVRSRIESGSLIEDSLVMGADLYQPFAERQAHCEDGKVPLGIGSDTRIRRAIIDKNAHIGCNVQIINKDRVEEANRESEGFYIRSGIVVVLKNAVIPDGTVI comes from the coding sequence GTGAAAAAAGTTCTAAGCATTATTCTCGGAGGTGGCGCTGGCACCCGCCTTTACCCGCTGACCAAGTTGCGAGCGAAGCCAGCCGTGCCTCTGGCAGGAAAGTATCGCCTAATCGATATTCCGGTCAGTAATTGCATTAACTCAGAAATTTACAAAATCTACGTTCTGACCCAATTCAACTCAGCTTCCCTCAACCGCCATATTGCCCGCGCCTACAGTTTCGCAGGGTTCACAGAAGGGTTTGTGGAGGTGCTAGCCGCCCAGCAAACGCCAGAAAACCCCAACTGGTTCCAAGGCACTGCCGATGCTGTCCGTCAGTATCTCTGGCTGTTGGATGAGTGGGATGTTGATGAGTACCTGATTTTGTCAGGAGATCATCTCTACCGCATGGACTATCGCCAGTTCGTGCAACGCCACCGCGACACTAATGCCGATATCACCCTCTCCGTTGTGCCAATGGATGAGCGACGGGCGTCCGATTTCGGCTTAATGAAAATCGATGATACCGGACGGGTGATAGATTTCAGCGAAAAGCCTAAAGGCGATGCTCTCAAGGAGATGCAGGTCGATACGACAACGCTGGGATTGAGTGCGGAACAAGCGAAGAAAAATCCCTACATCGCCTCAATGGGGATTTATGTCTTCAAAAAAGACGTGCTGATGCATCTGCTGCAAACTAACCAAGAGCGAACCGATTTTGGTAAGGAGATTATCCCCGCTTCGGCGCAGGATTATAACGTTCAAGCTTATTTATTTAATGACTACTGGGAAGATATTGGAACGATGGAGTCGTTCTACGAGGCGAACTTGGCTCTCACCAGACAACCGCAGCCGCCTTTTAGTTTCTACGATGAGGATGCTCCGATTTACACTCGCGCTCGTTACTTACCGCCCAGTAAGCTGTTAGATTGCCAAATCACCGAGTCGATTATTGGGGAAGGCTGCATCCTGAAAGAATGCCGGATTGAGCATTCAGTTTTGGGAGTGCGATCGCGCATTGAATCGGGTTCCTTAATTGAAGACTCCCTCGTCATGGGTGCCGACTTATACCAACCCTTCGCCGAACGACAAGCTCACTGTGAAGACGGTAAAGTTCCCTTGGGAATTGGTTCGGACACCCGGATTCGCCGCGCTATCATTGACAAAAACGCGCACATTGGTTGCAATGTGCAAATTATTAACAAAGACAGGGTGGAAGAAGCCAACCGCGAAAGCGAAGGTTTCTACATCCGTAGCGGGATTGTTGTGGTACTGAAAAATGCCGTGATTCCCGATGGAACCGTCATTTAG
- a CDS encoding phenylacetate--CoA ligase family protein — MLEEQRQRVLTAFQSFLGTPLQWRLQQYRSTSPETATMQLFHEVAASVPAYQAFVKEQGIDPDSIQTFEDFQKLPFITKENYLLRHSLADLCRNGQLEACDTIAVSSGSTGKPTFWPRFLTDELQIAIRFEQIFHDSFQADTRRTLAVICFTLGTWVGGIYTANCCRYLASKGYPITVITPGNNKEEIFRVVQELGSAFEQVVLLGYPPFLKDVIDSGIARGVEWQQYHIKMVFAGEVFSEEWRNLVGERVGSQNPCYDSASLYGTADAGVLGNETPLSIRIRRFLAEHPDAAKALFGESRLPTLVQYDPLSRFFEVHEGTLLFSGDNGIPLIRYHISDTGGLIPYDEMLQFLTEWDFDPVAALQGESAIPHPETSGLGLPELNPAARATQRGIPPLPFVYVFGRSNFTVSYFGANIYPENVTVGLEQPRIREWVTGKFVMQVQEDADKNRFLSVVVELAPQVEASEDKQEAIASSILSQLQRLNSEFANYVPPTYQMPQVTLTPTGDPEYFPIGVKHRYTRQ, encoded by the coding sequence ATGCTAGAAGAACAACGTCAACGGGTACTCACCGCTTTTCAATCGTTCCTGGGTACTCCCCTCCAGTGGCGGCTGCAACAGTATCGCAGCACCTCCCCAGAAACCGCTACGATGCAATTATTCCACGAGGTTGCTGCGAGTGTCCCCGCCTACCAAGCTTTTGTGAAGGAACAAGGTATCGATCCGGATTCGATACAAACTTTTGAAGATTTCCAAAAACTTCCCTTCATTACCAAAGAAAATTACCTGTTGCGTCATTCGCTTGCAGACTTGTGCCGCAACGGACAATTAGAAGCGTGCGATACGATTGCTGTTTCCTCCGGTTCAACGGGAAAGCCGACATTTTGGCCTCGTTTCCTCACGGATGAACTGCAAATCGCCATTCGCTTTGAACAGATATTTCATGATAGTTTTCAGGCTGATACCCGCCGCACCTTGGCTGTTATCTGCTTTACCTTAGGGACTTGGGTTGGGGGAATATACACAGCAAACTGCTGTCGCTATCTCGCCAGTAAAGGATACCCGATTACGGTGATTACTCCTGGCAATAATAAAGAAGAGATATTTCGAGTGGTGCAAGAACTGGGTTCTGCATTTGAGCAAGTGGTGCTGCTGGGATATCCACCATTTTTGAAGGATGTCATTGATAGTGGCATAGCGCGGGGTGTGGAGTGGCAGCAATATCACATCAAAATGGTGTTTGCGGGAGAAGTCTTTAGCGAAGAATGGCGCAATCTTGTCGGAGAAAGAGTCGGTTCTCAAAATCCTTGTTATGACTCTGCTTCGCTTTATGGGACAGCCGATGCAGGCGTTTTGGGCAACGAAACCCCGCTGAGTATCCGCATCCGTCGATTTCTGGCAGAACATCCAGATGCTGCTAAGGCATTATTTGGAGAATCTCGCTTGCCAACGCTGGTACAGTATGACCCACTGAGTCGCTTTTTCGAGGTTCACGAGGGCACATTGCTGTTTTCCGGCGATAACGGGATTCCGCTGATCCGCTATCATATCTCCGATACGGGAGGCTTAATCCCTTACGATGAAATGCTCCAGTTTTTAACAGAATGGGACTTCGATCCAGTCGCGGCGTTGCAAGGTGAAAGTGCCATTCCTCATCCCGAAACCTCCGGTTTAGGGCTACCCGAACTCAATCCGGCGGCGCGGGCTACCCAAAGAGGAATTCCTCCATTACCGTTTGTTTATGTGTTTGGACGGTCTAATTTCACGGTTTCCTATTTCGGCGCAAATATTTACCCGGAAAATGTGACGGTGGGGTTAGAACAACCCAGGATTCGAGAGTGGGTGACGGGTAAGTTTGTCATGCAGGTTCAGGAAGATGCAGATAAAAACCGCTTCCTGTCGGTGGTTGTGGAGTTAGCGCCCCAAGTGGAAGCCAGTGAAGACAAGCAGGAAGCGATCGCATCTTCAATTTTGTCCCAGCTACAACGCCTCAACAGCGAGTTTGCAAACTATGTCCCCCCAACCTACCAAATGCCGCAAGTTACCTTAACTCCCACCGGCGATCCAGAATATTTTCCGATTGGGGTGAAGCATCGCTATACTCGCCAATAA
- a CDS encoding serine/threonine-protein kinase, with product MPLYCTKGHENPIDGRFCQHCGEPLPAVVSNTVLPGMTLGDRYRIVRELGHGGFGRTYLSEDLNRFNEPCVLKEFAPKVQGTYALQKASELFEREAGVLYKLKHPQIPNFRELFRVNQRGNGRLFLVQDYVEGQTYRALLESRKHQGARFSEPEVRQILLQILPVLEYIHSMGVIHRDIAPDNMISRASDQLPVLIDFGGVKEVAATVESEFSETPGMETATIHTRLGKPGYAPDEQMQRGIVFPHSDLYALAATMLVLLTGKQPQELIDDGTLLWNWRRDVNLSPGLGAVLDKMLSRRPGDRYQSASAVLQSLSSAHSPAPAPDLPPTQPPTKPPMAPTMVVARAQIPPPPQAIANSPQPIANATQPIPTPNPLPPPAPKPQSPFLGLVGKTLVVSLLITGATGIGWWAGNLWIQSLSKSGEETSDATPSPSSSPPVDQENPSSQFSPAEQARKQQLRDRRQSLGVNYNFYVNWVNEVFWTQNPNQRGRTLGNGPENEQLREQWDRIATELLDKLDQAKLPGAARQRLGSYGAADRDRWKGQVNQRNLSSRALYDLADVAFFQVFPEQRGRDFLNQPVGQIWHAIAGEKVKAVQSQEALETIRFAPGAVGKRVSGTLQPGEGKAYIGNFAQNQLLAVNFTGSSKLRLSLYPPTSTFPPILEDSTEKTWSGTLPQSGYYEFIVVSEASQPVDYQLDIGVENPPAPSPEPAETTTASPEPAQTTTPSP from the coding sequence ATGCCCCTCTATTGCACCAAAGGACACGAGAATCCCATCGATGGTCGCTTTTGCCAGCATTGTGGCGAACCGCTACCTGCTGTGGTGAGTAATACTGTTTTGCCGGGGATGACGCTGGGCGATCGCTATCGAATTGTGCGCGAATTGGGGCACGGTGGCTTCGGACGCACTTATTTGTCTGAAGACCTCAACCGCTTCAACGAACCCTGTGTTTTAAAGGAATTTGCCCCCAAGGTTCAAGGCACTTACGCTTTGCAAAAAGCTTCCGAACTATTTGAACGGGAAGCGGGTGTCCTTTACAAGCTGAAACACCCGCAAATTCCCAACTTTCGAGAGTTATTTCGGGTAAACCAGCGAGGGAACGGACGCCTGTTTTTAGTCCAAGACTATGTGGAAGGTCAAACTTATCGCGCGCTTCTCGAAAGTCGGAAACATCAAGGAGCGCGGTTTAGCGAGCCAGAGGTACGGCAGATCCTGCTGCAAATTTTACCAGTTCTAGAATATATCCATTCGATGGGGGTCATTCACCGCGATATTGCTCCAGATAACATGATTTCGCGAGCTTCTGACCAACTGCCCGTCTTGATAGACTTCGGTGGCGTCAAGGAAGTCGCAGCCACCGTGGAATCGGAGTTTAGCGAGACACCAGGGATGGAAACAGCGACCATCCATACTCGGTTAGGTAAGCCCGGATACGCCCCCGATGAACAGATGCAACGGGGAATTGTGTTTCCCCATAGCGATTTATATGCTTTGGCGGCAACAATGTTGGTGTTGCTCACTGGTAAACAGCCGCAAGAGCTAATCGACGATGGAACGCTTTTGTGGAACTGGCGGCGGGACGTGAACCTTAGCCCCGGTCTGGGGGCGGTGTTGGATAAAATGCTTTCACGACGACCGGGCGATCGCTATCAATCTGCCAGCGCCGTGCTACAGAGCCTTTCATCTGCCCATTCGCCTGCCCCAGCACCCGATCTTCCTCCCACTCAGCCACCCACCAAACCCCCGATGGCACCGACAATGGTGGTGGCTCGTGCCCAAATTCCCCCGCCCCCTCAGGCAATCGCCAACTCACCCCAGCCAATCGCCAACGCTACCCAGCCGATCCCAACCCCCAATCCATTACCGCCGCCAGCCCCCAAACCGCAATCTCCCTTTCTCGGTTTAGTGGGAAAAACTTTGGTCGTGTCGCTGCTGATTACGGGCGCGACTGGAATCGGCTGGTGGGCTGGCAATCTTTGGATACAATCACTATCGAAGTCTGGGGAAGAAACCTCCGATGCCACACCCTCACCCAGTTCTTCGCCGCCCGTCGATCAAGAAAATCCTTCCTCGCAGTTTTCGCCTGCGGAACAGGCACGCAAGCAACAGCTGCGCGATCGCCGTCAAAGTCTCGGCGTTAACTACAATTTCTATGTCAACTGGGTGAATGAAGTTTTCTGGACTCAAAACCCCAATCAACGAGGGCGCACGCTGGGGAATGGGCCAGAAAATGAGCAATTACGAGAGCAATGGGATCGGATCGCAACTGAATTGCTCGATAAGCTAGATCAAGCGAAATTACCGGGCGCAGCCAGACAGCGTTTGGGAAGCTATGGTGCAGCGGATCGCGATCGCTGGAAAGGGCAAGTCAACCAGCGAAACCTGAGCAGTCGCGCCCTCTACGATCTCGCAGATGTGGCATTTTTCCAAGTATTTCCAGAACAGCGGGGCAGAGATTTTCTCAATCAGCCAGTCGGTCAAATCTGGCACGCGATCGCTGGGGAGAAAGTCAAAGCAGTGCAATCTCAAGAGGCGCTGGAAACAATTCGCTTTGCTCCAGGGGCAGTGGGCAAACGAGTCAGCGGCACCCTCCAACCAGGAGAAGGAAAAGCCTACATCGGCAACTTTGCCCAAAATCAATTATTAGCAGTTAACTTTACGGGGAGTTCAAAACTGCGGCTTTCCCTTTACCCCCCAACGAGTACATTTCCCCCAATCCTCGAAGACTCCACCGAAAAAACTTGGTCGGGAACCTTGCCTCAATCAGGCTACTACGAATTCATCGTTGTTTCCGAAGCTTCCCAGCCCGTTGATTATCAACTTGATATCGGCGTGGAAAACCCTCCGGCTCCCTCACCTGAACCGGCTGAAACGACCACTGCTTCTCCTGAACCGGCACAAACAACCACTCCTTCCCCCTAA
- a CDS encoding AAA family ATPase has translation MTRLILLIGLPGSGKSSLAQKLVAECPQHRLIATDAIREQLFGDEAIQGSWLLVWSEVQRQLSQAVEEKRQAIFDATNAARKHRREAIARSSDRGFTHITGLWLDTPVQECLERNRLRLRQVPEEVILQMHRQLVDAPPTLADGLDRLIRYSATSTEIAIASVRKSRTYIH, from the coding sequence ATGACTCGATTAATTCTCCTAATTGGGTTGCCCGGTAGCGGCAAATCTTCTCTGGCACAAAAGCTCGTAGCAGAATGCCCTCAGCATCGGCTGATTGCCACAGACGCAATCCGGGAACAACTGTTTGGGGATGAAGCAATTCAAGGGTCGTGGCTGTTAGTGTGGAGCGAAGTACAGCGCCAATTAAGCCAAGCAGTTGAGGAGAAAAGACAAGCGATTTTCGACGCGACGAATGCGGCTCGTAAACATCGCCGGGAAGCGATCGCGAGAAGTAGCGATCGCGGTTTTACCCACATTACCGGCTTGTGGCTGGATACGCCAGTGCAGGAATGTCTAGAAAGAAATCGATTAAGACTCCGCCAAGTTCCAGAAGAAGTTATTTTACAGATGCACCGCCAACTGGTAGACGCTCCGCCCACCCTAGCTGATGGACTCGATCGTTTAATCCGTTATTCAGCGACAAGTACGGAAATCGCGATCGCCTCAGTGCGGAAAAGCCGAACTTATATCCATTGA